The sequence TGAGGTGGACCCCAATTGTTGGACAGGTTTGAGGCCTGAATAAGATGGTAAGCGTTTCAGGAAACACACGCCGCCAGTCGACGTGACCGACCGTGCGGTTCACCACGGCCGCCATGTCAGCCAGATCTCAGCAGTGCCGAAAATGGGTGGTTTCTTGCGAGTCTCACGCACACATGAGTTAATGGCACGAAACCGCCGTTCCCACTCGACGCTGGGCGCAAACGCAGGTGGTTCTGGAACGAGCCATCGCAGCCAAGCCAATAGCTCCAATGATCAGCAGTGCGATGGAGGAGGGTTCGGGGACGGAATACAGATAGGCCGCCCCTCGTCCACCGGCATCCGCTTGAACGTCGCCGACCAAGAGGTTTGGTCCCCAAGCTTCAATGGTCTGCGCGAAGTCGTGGTCGAAACCGTCGGACGGTGAATTGATCGTTTGGACCAATGTGCCGCTGCTATACAGATAGGCGGCACCGGGCGCCTGGCCGCTCGGGGACATACCAACGGCTTCCAAGCCGCCAACGGCGGCGACATCTGCCCCAAAGGTGGCACCGCCGGTGCCGGCAGGCTGATGCATTTGATGCAGCACAGCGCCTGTGTTGATGTCAAATTCAAACGCGGCGCCGGTTTGGCTGGTAGGGTCGCCGACCAGCAAATCTCCATTGACAATACTCATCGTCCATCCCATGCCGTGAGGGACGTTGAATTGATCTCCATAGACGTGGAGTAGATTTCCAGTGCTGAGATCGAAGCCATAAACCACTCCGGTGCTTCCAGCACTGTGATGCGCCGTGTCCTGTGGCGCGCCGACAAACACCATTTGGTTGTAGATCAACACGGAGGATCCAAAGGCGTCCTCTGACTGATTCGTCGGGTCGTGGAGCGTCTGAACGACCTGTCCTGTATCGGCGTTGAATACATTAACAGGGTCACCGAATCCGCCAACAACGAGAAGATTACCACTGCCTGCAAGTGCCTGGCCAAATGAGAGTGAGCCGGCGGGTGCGTTAATGCCCCGCTCAAGTGCACCGGTTGATGCATCGAAAAGAAAGACGGAGCCTTGGCCCGATTGACCATTGGTCAACTCACCGGTGGCACTCACCGCGACGTAGTTTCCCACCACGGCGACACGATCGCCGAAGCGGGCGCTCGTATTGCCACCGGGATTAGTAATCGTGCGAACGAGATCGCCCTGCATGTCGAACTCATACGTACGTCCGCCGCCGGGCGCGAATTGATCGGTGATAAATGCGTTGTTGTTCGTCGTTGCGAGCCCGTAACCGAAATCGACATTCAACGCGCCATCGGGAGCCGTGAACTTGTGCAAAAGTGTACCCGGTGGAGCTGCATAAACGACGCTAACATGCGTGACCACGAAGATCGGAATCAAAAAGATGCCGCGTAGTACGCGTTGCAAGCCTGGAAGTCTCATTTCTGTGATGCCCAGTACGAGATTGCGGTGGAAGAAGCGAGCGAACGGCAAAAGAGCGTAGCCGGAAAGAACTATCGCCCACGGATCGCCTACCAACGACCCAGCAAAAGTCCGGCTTCTAGACAACGCTCAGTAGCGTGCTCCGAGATGCGGCGCCGCAGCTTTGGACAATACAGCGGAACAGGGAGTGCCGCTTTTCCGACCAGTGTAAGTAGCCGCTGAGCGGTTTACAACGAAAACGTACGGCAAAAAGTGTCGCGCTACGCGGGGCAGGAACCTTTCACGGCCGAATGCGGGGCATTGCTGCCCTACGTTGATTGAGTCTACGGCTGTTAAGCAGGCCGCGTTCCGCAGTCTCAAAAACGGTTCGTTTTTCGACATTCGGCCGCCCGCGACTGGTGTTGTTGGCAATCTCGCGGGCTAGCATTCCGATTTTGCCGTCTCGCTATTCAAAGTCCCGCATCGCCGTCAAATCGGAGGTTCTTGATCCTGTAGTGCCTGGCAGCCCGGCTACCTCGACCAGCACCGCCGAGCTTCGGGGTGCGCCGTCAACCAAGCGTCGGGAAGCAGGTCGGCAGCCGGGGGCGGCGAATGTCGTGACAATTGGACCAGCAGGTCGCGCACGTACGCAAACGGCTCGACCTGATTCGCCTTGGCGCTGGCCATGACGCTGTAGAGAACTGCTGCCGCCTTGCCGCCACAGTCGCTGCCCAGAAACAGATAATTCTTGCGACCGATCGCTACGGGCCGCACGCTCCGCTCACTCAGGTTATTGTCGATCGAAAGGGCGCCATTCTCGCAGTATCGGATCAGGCCGTCCCAACGCGGCAGGACGTACTGCAATGCTTGGCCGACCGGACTCTTGGGTAGCACCGTCTGCTCAGTTGCCTGGAGCCACTGGCGAAACTCGCCGAGCAAGGGCGACGAATGTTGTTGCCGCAACAACCATCGCTGGCGATGCCAGGCCAACCACGCTTGCTCGCTGTTGAGTCCGTCGGGCCCGATCAGCTCCTTGGCGTCTCGTTCGACGCGATACAGCCGCGCAATGTGAGCGAGCGCAGCGTGGGCCGGTTCGGGCTGCACCGTGCGAGCGTCATAGAACTTTCGCCGCGCATGGGCCCAACAGAGGACTTGCTTTACGTTCCCAGCGGCATAGATGCCGTCATAGCCTGCGAAGGCGTCGGCGTGGAGGAAGCCCGTGAAGTTCGCTAGAAACGCCACCGGGCCATCGCGTCGACGACTCGTCGTGTAATCGTAAACCGTGTAGGGATTCCGCCAGTCACCGCAGTAGACCCAGAATCGCGCCGTTCGCGTCTTTGGCAGACTGGCATCGAGTACTGGAACCGGCGTATCGTCGGTGTGGATCGATTCCGATGAGCGAACCCGCTCGACCATCGCCTGATAGACGGGCTCCAGCACGGCTGCGGTCTGCATCACCCAACGGCACAACGTACTCCGCGACAACTCGACGCCGCTACGGGCCAACACGTCTTCCAGGCGATACAGCGGCAGGTGATCGGCATACTTGCTGACCACCACGTTGCTCAATAGACCGGGCCCAGGGAGTCCCTTGGCAATCGGCTTGTTGGG comes from Pirellulales bacterium and encodes:
- a CDS encoding PEP-CTERM sorting domain-containing protein; amino-acid sequence: MVGDPWAIVLSGYALLPFARFFHRNLVLGITEMRLPGLQRVLRGIFLIPIFVVTHVSVVYAAPPGTLLHKFTAPDGALNVDFGYGLATTNNNAFITDQFAPGGGRTYEFDMQGDLVRTITNPGGNTSARFGDRVAVVGNYVAVSATGELTNGQSGQGSVFLFDASTGALERGINAPAGSLSFGQALAGSGNLLVVGGFGDPVNVFNADTGQVVQTLHDPTNQSEDAFGSSVLIYNQMVFVGAPQDTAHHSAGSTGVVYGFDLSTGNLLHVYGDQFNVPHGMGWTMSIVNGDLLVGDPTSQTGAAFEFDINTGAVLHQMHQPAGTGGATFGADVAAVGGLEAVGMSPSGQAPGAAYLYSSGTLVQTINSPSDGFDHDFAQTIEAWGPNLLVGDVQADAGGRGAAYLYSVPEPSSIALLIIGAIGLAAMARSRTTCVCAQRRVGTAVSCH
- a CDS encoding IS66 family transposase; this translates as MAPTASVSTRINCRRGGGRGALPDHLPREVVEHDLADFERLCPCCGETRQRIGCETSEQLEFVPAVLKVIEHRRWKYACRRCEEQVAIAPVPNKPIAKGLPGPGLLSNVVVSKYADHLPLYRLEDVLARSGVELSRSTLCRWVMQTAAVLEPVYQAMVERVRSSESIHTDDTPVPVLDASLPKTRTARFWVYCGDWRNPYTVYDYTTSRRRDGPVAFLANFTGFLHADAFAGYDGIYAAGNVKQVLCWAHARRKFYDARTVQPEPAHAALAHIARLYRVERDAKELIGPDGLNSEQAWLAWHRQRWLLRQQHSSPLLGEFRQWLQATEQTVLPKSPVGQALQYVLPRWDGLIRYCENGALSIDNNLSERSVRPVAIGRKNYLFLGSDCGGKAAAVLYSVMASAKANQVEPFAYVRDLLVQLSRHSPPPAADLLPDAWLTAHPEARRCWSR